CTTTCACGTAAAGTCAAGGTTATTAGGATAAAAAAGTATGCAAAGAAACAAAAGTAAGttacaacatatttttgtttctaggCATAATTTTCACTAAAGACATGCGCGGTTCTCTATGCAAATATAATGTCTTAAAACATGCAAATGTATAGGGAACCGCGTATAATATCagtgccggctccacactgtcgtcgataAGTGTGTAAATTGGcggttcggtatacattgctggtattTCACTTcgctaaataaaatcactcattcgaacaacgcaatgttcacgcattcgcgtcggcctatgtttgagttcggcgacagtgtggagctagCATAACACCGGGCTTATTGCAGACGCGGCAGCCTCTTTAGTAAACATATTGTTGGAATTTGACAGAAATGCTCCAACTTCTGTAATTAGGTAAAATTCCAGTCGTGTCATTGTGACGCGCAACCTCGCTTCATTATTTCTGCTGTGGTTTGCGGAAGTTTCAACTTTTGCAATACCTAGCAGGCATATTCAAATATCTCAAGCCACAGGCAGGTGTGGTTTACAGtcgtataataataacaaaatagggAATACAAATAATGCgaatttataagtacatacaaattaatatatggGAATAAATTACACAGGTTAAGTTAGCTCCAAAGTGAACAGAAAAGACTTGCATTatggaataatatatatgcgATACTAATCGTATTCTCTTCCTAACGTTTAGGATAGAAAAATATAGTGAGGTATAATAATGGTCGTGTTTAGACAAACATGTCCGAGAAAGAACTAGGtacatcatttatttactatatccTGGTTGGGGACGTCATGCGCCAGCGCAAGCAAGCACCAGGCGGTTGAGCGGTCCTCCCATTCTGAAACCACTTCACCCAAAACTAGGTACatgctattatataaaaaaaatactataccCAATACATTCCCAATGAAAACATAGAATAAAACACGTTTCGGTTTTTGAGCAGATATAAAAATGCCGATgatcgtgcgaagtggaaaattaaaaagttggaAAACGGattctgggctccgacgctttacTGTTGAGGAAGAGAACCTGGAAACCGCTCAGAttagagaaagagagagacatacttatatttatatatataactgcAACATTTACATAGTATTCATTAAACATCCGAATGCCACtcatcaatataaattatgggCAATTTATACGGCAACCATTTGTACGCTGCTGTCGCCAGTTGAGCTTGATAGATGGCAGCATTGTTGCGAGagcaacaaacaaatatgGCCGTATCACGCTCTCATAAACGagcttaaataatattatcccCTTACAAATGACTTTGACGACTACCTTaagtaaacaagtttatttcaaaatcataataggttttttacaaaaatgtcagttttgacataaatatttattgttgtcatcGAGATGAGTACATAATGTCCTTGTTTTAAGAAGAGTTATTGGGAACCGATCCTAGTCCACCATCGCCTTGCTTGTGACGTGACCATCGCCATGGTGCCACCAGGAACCacgtgtaaaatttaattaccgTGGTGTAAATCATTACCAATTAATTCCCTCGGGAGCCAATCCTGAGCACCGTCAAGTAATGCATagaatgcattgtcatccaaactaaaagtctgtacaaaaattaagttaaaaatctccttttttcaattttcttattctgatttttttatattcactcataaataaaaggaattaattaaattgtgatGGAGTCACTAGTGAGCaggtaactttttaataataaaaatgtttgttaaaagCAATAATTATTACGATATCACCGCGTCGTAATGTAAAAccattaatgaaaaatataaatggaatTGAATTCGCTTCAGGTACaacttttacaaaatgttacgttataatttttgattgtaTATTTCAGAAGAAAATGGtatatcttactaatattataaatgcgaaagtttgtgaggatgtaggtttgttactctttcacgcaaacctactggacggattgttatgaatttgGTACaggagtagaatataacctggaataaaatatttgggtactgtttatcccgaaactctcacgggagcgaagccccagccacagtttatgaaaaaatagtttgttGCAGCTCCGCCTGTgttagcctatgtttgacttCATTGTTtccaaatttatcaaaaatcgGCAGTCAATTAGTAAACAAGTCCATTTTTTTCGAACGAATTCTTTACCTATATGAGACTTACTTGAAGAATTAGGTGAAAAtaaggtaaaaatatatttttaacggttacaaagaagaattaaattaagttctgaaataaaataaacgtttgttACGGCGACATTCCCGATTACCCTACGACGTTGAACGATATGATACTATTGCGTATATAATATGAGTTGCCTAAATAAAAGGGGTGGTTTTTCATTAAGCTCTAAATGGCTcagaaatatttcatttcgatCGAATGATTGGCTCGAGCCCAACAGAAGGCCGACGTCCAACGACATTCGATATCAGATGTTCGAGGTATGTGCTATTTTTCTCCGCAAGAATACAAATGTCTTGCCAAATTGTCTACCGCAGAACTAGTCCAATTTAGAAAGCAATTTTCCCAACCAATTCGTTTCGTAAGCGGATCAAGAGGCCAACCTTGAATATAGCTATTAAATCGTTTTCGCCAATCCCACATTCATCTTTCTAAATGGATGCCGAGGAAGACACCAAATTAGATTAAAGGAATTATATTCTCGAATCTTGattatttgctaaaaataatttattaatttaatgtcacATCGTCGTATTCTATATTTCAATACAGTTAAATATTCACAGCGTACAGTTGAATGTTTTCCATTCAAACTacgaaatatttcaaaagacGTGACCTTTGTGAATCCATCTAGAGAACACCCGAAGAGATCTAGTCTAGAAGTCTAGTCTGTCTGTGGTTGAGACAGTTTAAGATTGGTCCACTCCAGAGGGCTCCCCCTAATAAcgaattataataagtaaataaatgtaaaaactatataacaCTTACCCCTTCCATATAGATTTATACCACAGTTTATCTTCTTTTGGCCATATCTTGTCTCAAtgtcttttataattattgttcttTATCGGGACACGAGATCAATCGATAAGCTCCAACTACTATCAAAAGCATAAATTAGCGAAAAGCGAAGTCATGTTATTTTTGCGTCTGTGAAAAGGGTCGGTCCGAATTAACAAAACAAGGTATGACAAGTTTAAAGGACATTTGGTGACTTGCACGGGCTAATGATCTCACATCACGTCAAAGTTTTAGGTTCATTGGTATCGCCCTTCATAGTCGTCACACCCTTTCATTTGACCCTTGCCTTTCGTCTCGGCTGTCCCGTTTTGATAAAAGGCCCTAATTAATGCTTGACATAGTTCTTGGTTTCGACTCGCCTTTGAGTTGGACTAAAGTTTTGAACTATTACTTACGACATATTATAAGAGGAAGGGTGACTTTCAGACTCCAGGGTGAGTTAAATTAGTGAAATTTGACATTaatctgcgcagaaaaacgcaaattactccattttatctaaacatgAGCAGCgaacaggttaaagttaacgtcaaagttgactgatgcaagcCACCTTTAGTTTATTCTGTGAAATTTATAGTCTGTGCGATGTTTCACAATGTCGTATCGTGATAATGTCCGTTGCCATTGgtgtgattaaaaaaatgaatttttcacTAGTTTTTGCCGGTGGTTTCAAAGAATTTAACTAATCACGCTATGTCTTTCTACGCACACCTAATCAAACATATGTGTGAAGATTTTAAGGGGACTGGATTTGATTATTAAGCCAGAAGAaatgacaaacaaataaacttattttcgcatttaaaataatagttttggatttgtaaatatgaaattcatCGAAATATGTTCAGCTATTTCGATGTAATTGTGTAACCATCGAACAAACACCGATATTCAGCGTATGTAGTAATACTTTTAGTAAAATTCCCTAGCGGGTACAAACCCAATTTATTCAGCCTACATCCAGCTtttggaatataataattgaatcTTTCTGCTACAATCCTCGGTGATagttaatacataaaaatcacaatgaatgaattattgatataatgaaatatttattcagactGTGCACATACACAAGTCCATAATAACTTCGTCATTATCATAGACAGTTGGGGCACAGTCCTTTCTTATGGAGGAATAAGGAGAATGGGGCAAGAAGTACCACGCCAATACGGGTTTCAACGTTTGCAAATACAGCCGTTCCAACAGCTTAACATGTCTCACAAACACAGAAGAAGCGCTagagataatacattttttgttcatcCATCCCGTGACTGACCTTTGCGAAAGCTTCTTTACCACCACAATCGTAGGTCGAGCGCGCGTGCCACTGCTCCACCAAGACTAAATAACATGTTTGGTCTCAGTTATTTGGATGACCACTTAAGAGAAGACCTCTAGAAGTTATTACTTTAATGTCACCAACACAAGGGAACCTTATTCATTGCGTGggtcttttatataataatatattttcaatagtcTCTCTTGATATACAGCGGGGACTGCCGGCgctttattcaattttctatataatataaagtcaGCATAGAATgtctttagaaataaaaatcaaattcgtTTTGCCTATATTCAATGGAATTCCACAAATAATGGAATGAGCacatatgtttattaaatggCTGTTAGTTGCACATGTCGAcgttatataattactatgactacatagtataaaacaaagtctcatcccgctgtctgttcctatgtatgattagatctttaaaactacgcaacagattttgatgagagTTTGTTTAGgtaatagataatgtgattccttaggaagttttaggtgtataattttattatagttttactcgAACAAAGACCGGGCGTCACTagtgagaaaataaaaataaaaaatgccatCATACTTCCAGTGGAGTCAATCGTGTACGCTTTGACCCAGATTTATTGGTCACGTATTTCTGTCTTTATTATGTTCTGCCGCTGTAATTTTCCGTCGAGCTAATAACGACTAACTGTCATTTCCTACGATATTAGTTTTCCTGAACGAGGTGATATCGTGAGttaatataattgattatattaatcCCAGTCTTTTAGAAACTTTTTCTTTACGAAATTGTTCCTATGTTCGTCGTTTAGACATCTTAATGGGCGGCAGtgtagctatatatatatatatatatatatatccaataTATTTAAGCATTATTCTTTCATAGTTGaggtattattttgtatcgtCTCACCGAAGCTTTGATTTAGTTTCACCCGTCGCTATGTTAGTCTGCCTGTAATCAAAtgttgcaagttaaatttcacctacttctACTTGtccttttttattgttatctatttttattttagtagttagttattcacgcgggcgatgTCGCAGGTACAAGCTAGTCTAGAGCAATGATTTCGATCTTAACTAATTAGTAAAGACAGAAATTCGCCGTCAGTTGAGCTGTCCCAAGCACACAAAAGCTTCAGATTATATATGAACGCAAATTGCAGTTTGCACAGCAGCTCGTAAACCTCTGTGTTTCGCTTGTGATATGCGATGTTAATATTGTGTATTGTACAAAACGTTCGCTTATTTTATGACCTAAAACTTATTTTGCTTTTGACATGTGATGTGAAAAGAGATTTtgagattttgtgaaaattttcgcgggagcgaagccaagggacagttaaaaataaaagactaataaaataaataagctatAAGATATAAAAACGTTTTTTAAGCTGCAAACACATACTCGTACAAAGTgattaaatacacaaaaacaaGAAAGGCACAacaacaatgaaaaatataaataaatgtgtgtaTATGTTAACTGAAGCCAGTGAACTCTCTCCCACAGGATTCCTTGATTTTTCCACCTGATAACGTCTGCACAATAAACCTCAgcaaacaataacaaaagtgGAGCAGCCAATCTTGCAGAACACAAAGATTCCGCTCGGAGTTGTCAATTTTATCGACAACAAGACTATTGGACCTATTTATTAACTCTTTGCTCGTGAAATGatagaaaaatagaaaaatgtttttgtttgaaattaacaTCATTTTTTGTCCCCGGACCAAGGTCTTTGACATCGCCTTCGACTATTTGGAAGAAGCTCCgaccagttttttttaattatttcaattatgtaGTGCCTAACAGATGACTGTTACTATTCGTCCGTTACTATTGTTGCTGTTATAGATACTCAATTTGCTGAAGGttagtcaatttttatatctctgTCAATGTGTTTCCCAAGGTTTTATTTCTTGATTACGTTTACGCTTTGAAGCGGGGTTGGTAATCCAATTGTTAATAAACCCGTCTATGAACTACGCAAAATCGaccacgcaaaatctattagaCGGGTTTCAATTAAGTTTGCTACCCTGGAACAGCTCATACGGTAAtctttattccaaaatttacTGCTGGTATGAAATAATTCTGGCTAAAAGTCGCCAGCTTTATATGTGGTTAACggaaaaaaacagtaaataaagAGCATTTCATATAGGGTTTCAACAAAAGTGGTGTGAAATGGAAATATGATTTTGCGTGCCATACGAGTCGCACGTTTCAGGAAAATGCTCTTGTGGCGGGCTTGCAGCGTGAGAGATGGCTTTCAATATCAAATTGGATTCCGCGGTTCattgattttcaatttgtaaAGGGACCTTTCACCGTTTACTATAGACGCATTGAGATTCGAGCAGtaataaatctttgaaatttCTATCTTATTTTTCGGCTTTCATATGAAAAGTACTTTTACAAGAGTATATTATGCTGGATTTACCTATCGATCAATTTTACTGCAAATGAATGACTGATTATTTGAaacagtattattattacctaagaatattttttatactacaacaaaaaagcgtctagaattttatatatatcttgtGCAGACTGTGACAACAAATGATTACAATAGATATTTATCTTTGGAATCAATGCAATGCTTCCTAGGTTACAGTGTCAAAGTTATCACCGTTATCGTCATTTGATAATGAAGTAGAAACGCACTTcgtaatcataataataataattaaatttaatctatgAGAAATTAATCGTAAATATATGCAATGAGTCTGCAAAATTTTGTtgctttgtttgtttgattcTCTTCAAGCAGTACACTACACAGCATAATACGAAGTAATATCAGCTTTTACTGTCTTCAAAGATATGTGTTGCATTCAACACGTGGAAAAAACATGTCTGTGCAATAATCTGTTGAGGAATTCTATTGTCGGATGCCAATCTTGGGCGCACCATTACGTcatgcatatcataataatgcattctCCTTACTAAATGTGTATCTACAACATTActgcaatttttttcaattgattGAAGGTATCCGctttaaaattgagttgcaagatccACTCGAAAAAACATAATGACATTCATATACATTTaggtatgtacatatataacaatttaaaaaatgaccgccttttgtatttatacttCACACAGTTCAAATCATCAAAGTGCAGTGTCTCCAACGCTTTGATAGTCTGGATAGCATACTCAACCTTCTCCATCATTAAGAGTATCGTATTcagaatttctttttaaatcaatCATTAGCTGCGCAACTATAgctataaacaaacaaatatggTAACTGCATACTGTTACCCTTTATTatgcatttctttttttatatttggttattatatatactaggTAGTATAAGTCGAAAAGAAcgtactatttttattaatacaagtTCAAGTATATACGTAGCATCAAGTAAAAAATCCAAAGTAGCATCTTatcaaaaagttatttcaatgGAGTTTAGAGAACCCCCCATTTGACATAATCATCAATGACACCGTTTATTCTGTCGGGGTAAAGACTGCTGGTCTTTATCTTGGTCATTCCATCCATGAAGTTGTCACTGGTCATGTCAGGAGCATCGTCCGGTAGCACTGTGATTAAAGGGAGCCCGAAGATAGCCACGATGAGACCATAAGGCAGAGCCTGTAAAgcataaatttcaataattaacgTTAAGGAATtataagtagtaaataaatagtaatattggtaaatatgcattaaagcatttatttagacCTTTACAGGACTGTTTCAcgactaattttatttgtgaattgTGAATGACCAAATGACCACTGCTGTGAAGAAATGCCAtatgaaactcatttaaacaatgtTGGTCCATATTTTCCTATCTtgccattattgtttttcattcataaaaactCATATTTATCCTACCATAAGTCACTGCCCCAACATCGAGGATATTAAAAATGGCTTATGATGATGCTACTAtgatttacaacaaaataaatgattagtTCGTTGAAGGTGTAGGAAAGGGTATAcgtaaactatataaaaatctaaatgatggacatgaaaactaatatattctaacaatattagaaaatattataataatattagaataaatttataattcttaATCTCACCTCACGCAATTCATAATCAAAGTCCTTCCTGGGGTAAATCTGGTCTGGGTCCATCTTCAGACGTATCAAAGTATTCCTCAAACTATCATAGTAGTGGTCCACCAGACGCTGGTAGTAGCGAGCACGGAAAGGCGCGTCGGAACCAagaattattaagtaaattaggTCACTCACGCAGCACCCCGAATGGATGGTCTGATAATCCAGAGGAATAAGGTCGATTGTCCCATTCTAGAACATAAACACTTTTTCAGTTAATATTTTAGCTATGTCAACTAGATAAAACGGATATTGAAGgactattaaaatatcacaaagTAAAGATTCAACGGTAGGTATTATTAGGGCTTACCTTGTTTATtctatgcataatattgcttGGTCTAAAATCACTGTGTATAATGACGGGTTTTCGCTGTGGTTTACTATATACGtgcaaaacattttcaaaagaaCTTAATGAGtcaatgaatttttttaatttttctttgttttcttcTCTTGTCACTGATAAAGCTGTTTCagcaaaatctttaaaactgctactcatgtatttatatataggttcaattttattcgtatatttaattagaatatCCTTATATTCTTCAGGGTTGTGTTCTTCGTATGCCATAGCTAGACCATGGAACTTCGCTAAAACTTCTACAGCTTTGGATGCGTAAGGCCAATCGATAGACTTTAATCTGTCGTATACTTCGAAACCTTTTACCgctaaattttctaaaatgacTGTTTCTGCATTCGTATTTGGCTGATGGCAATAGAATTTAGTAAATGCGTATCTTTCTTCCATTGGAATCCCACATTTGAGTTCTAATTCTTTGAATTTTTCGGCCAATTCTTGGTACACAAATCTTTCTGTCTCAGATGGATCAGAGGGTAATGTATCAGTATCCACCATAGCTGATCGAGTCTTCTCACTGAAGCTCAAAactttggcaaataaatttaaatcttcatTATTTGGGCTAGATACGGTGATGTTATAGAGGGCTGAAGAATAATTAGCACCCTCGCTGGAAACAGGTTCTATTTTGTATGTCGCATCTTTGTATTTGTACTCCTCAGCTATTTTTTCGAGTAATTCGCGTAATATTTGAtcgtggtttgccattgtatAATACTGTATCGCTTAAACAATACCACTGAGTATTAATTGCCAAGAGTATTAATACtctaattatatacttactatctTGCAGATTTTACAATTGATAACGTATCGCTTCAAATTAATGATATAGGCAACATGTGCCAGTTATCATGTTCCGACAAATCGTACGGGTGagataactatttttatttcggaCTTATTTCGCcaatttttgattaatattgtaatctgacagataaaactaATTGATCTATTAATCTGCCTAAGGTGTTTGGCCAGTTAGGCTtatccaacacttgtgaaagACAATTTATAATGCTATCTGTtagatatgttacatatagaccatcagatactttatcaacaaacggtgaaacaggcccttCAAAAATTAATGGTGGTAGATGCTCGAAGAGAAATTATAAGATAAGATATGAAGATAAAAGATAAGATATAACtggcataaaaatattgattcacTTTTCTAAAAATACCCATCTATATACGGTTCTTCATAATGGATTTTGTACGTAGGCAAGGATCTCTTTTATGCCGGTTCCACACAAGGAAAAGTTCTCCGAACTTTGACGGTTGGCCATACATTGCTGACtcttcattgcggtaaataaaagcactcacaCAAACTGCGCAATGTTCGTGCATTCGTGATGTCGTTCGATGATAGTATGGAGTCGGCATTAGGATTCTGTAATTCGGTAGTCTGTTTGAAGCAGTTTCTGATTTATTCATGAACAGTGAAATATATTggagattatattttactgtttagttataaaaaataaataaatgacccAATCGCATTTGAACAGAGAAATAGagtttttatatagaaaaaagaaCTACTGCttgtttgtgtttattatacacaaaaaCTACCTTTAGATGCataccataaatttttaacaatcctatggaaatcaattttttattgtatcgCAACAGcaacattttacttttataatacgtaacgtagtgttaataaataaattaaactaattatttaagagtttctaaaaaatataaattgtgaaaCCCCCGATTTACCCCTCCCGACCATAAAGTAAGTAGCAAAACGTCCAACAAAGCGAAACGTCTAATGAGGTATTTGCCTAGCTAGCTAATCGCCCATGTAGAAAAACGTCGAACCACCGCCAATATTAACAAACATGAAACCAGTTAAAATGGTACAGgatataaatgtgaataaaaatatgtagtagTTAATCTCCGCGGCTTTTCCTCGAAATTAGTATGACAAGATCAAGTGCATGCACAAATCACACTGACAGTCTTATTGCAGGAGTCCCTGAGATATTTACGGGGTGAATTCATCCGGTACATACCTAACCTACCTAGTGAATTCCATCTTGTGATGTATGTCTCAATTCTTCACGATCCCGGAAAATTCTTTTACGTCCTTGATATAAATTTCTCTTCATAGAAATTCTTAGAAAATGTGtcttaatataaatacgaCTGAGCTATCCTCAAAAGTTTATATGATTTTCGTAATAcctaatatttcattttttctcATATGATGTgactttctgtctgtctgtctataccGAACGTGATCCTTGGTCTGTACGACATCGACAGgagtatataaaaactaacaaaCTAACTTGATGTAATTCTGACTAGCATACGGATTTTGGATCTATTGTCTGTAAATCTGTAAGTAtgtgttttatgaataaataaataaatatataccgtTTGATTGGGTAGTGGCTGTAGTGGTTTTCGTTCACTATTCAATTAGTTTGGCAGCAATTctagaaaatatcaaaagagTTAAGTGCTTATATCGAAGTAATATTGTTCAACTAAAACATTGATTTAAATCAAGTAATTCATGCAAGTCTTTTCCCGTCACGAATTACAAAAATAGTGGTGCCTATAATCCCTAATAGATATTTGCCCCAGtagtgtaggtacctataaagtATTAGGTAGATATCGAATTTTCTCGCCGGCACGTcgtgacaaatatttgtgtagGATCACAGACTGCTCACGTCCTACCGCTCCTTATTCCACGATTTTTGCCTTCCAGCTAGGCAGTGCGATTGCCtagaaaatgtaatgtaaacatTTACACTGTTTGCAGGAAATCGGCCACTAAATGggttaataatattctttttccGTCACAGCCCACTGTTGGaatgaaatgtaatatttgcTCATGTATGCAATCATAAGTGGGTGTCAACCCGCCTGGGTTGACATTAAACAGTAGGTGGGCACAAAACtggtattttgtattatatatggtATATAGTGCTACACAGAAAACAGTCTTGGCGAGTAAATATTAACAATCATTATAATCATTGAGCGTAGAAACAGTAtaacataagtatattaaaataatacaaaatgaccaattaattttgcaaaaattaaaaagtcgcgagttttttcttttatacacCTTATACCTATATACGAGTTGTATATATTCTTGTGATGAAAGATGAAATCCTAGTATTTTGacacaatattaatatgacgTCTAATGTCGCGATAACACTAGTGGGTAATAAAGGaagatattatgttttaataagaAGATTAAGACTCAGTAAGACTCTATAATAAACAAACGTACGTACATACCTACACGTTGGTTTATCTAAGAAAGCCCTGGATACTGCATATAATGTGGCAGTATAATTTTGAGAGTTCCGTACCCAAACATCCGGAGGAATCCATTGTTAGTTCACACAACAGCTTTTGTGTCACTTTTAGCTGTATGATATGTGtacatttaaagttaaatgtGGATAGGAGaagcataatttttattttttttgtcaagcAGGCAATCGATTAAAGAATCAGAAAagaattttcaacattttaaggaGACTCCTGGATTTTGCAGCCACGAATGAAACCGAGAACACACGAAACTTTGCGTGAGAAGCGGGAAATCATTGTATGCAGAGGATTATTTAAGTTTGAAGACAGTTTTCTTTTCAAGATTACTATAACATCATTACTGTAGTAATCCTGATCAGTGACGTCGCGTTGTTTGCATACCTTGAAGCTAATTGAATTAGTGTCACGGTCCGTGCAAATTACCCGGGCAGTTTAAATTAACTTGTTAGGGGTAAGGGCGACTTTGGCCCAAACTTCCCTAATTTTGCGAGCGCAACATCAAACTCTACTCGCCCATATTACCCTGTTTGGTCCCACGTGAATTTTCAACACTAATTAGTTTTGACGATGTTTATTTTACTCGAGTTTGCGCACTACAATGATTTATGGTTGAGACGAGTTTGTTAGGGAATGTCGTATACACTCAGCTCGTACTACGAGCCCtttttgtaaacttttgtGTTTGAATAACGTGTTGGTAATCTCACGAGCTCTCTGGCACAGGAGTAGGGAATCGGTAATAAGCTTCAAACA
This genomic stretch from Plodia interpunctella isolate USDA-ARS_2022_Savannah chromosome 16, ilPloInte3.2, whole genome shotgun sequence harbors:
- the LOC128676719 gene encoding uncharacterized protein LOC128676719 codes for the protein MANHDQILRELLEKIAEEYKYKDATYKIEPVSSEGANYSSALYNITVSSPNNEDLNLFAKVLSFSEKTRSAMVDTDTLPSDPSETERFVYQELAEKFKELELKCGIPMEERYAFTKFYCHQPNTNAETVILENLAVKGFEVYDRLKSIDWPYASKAVEVLAKFHGLAMAYEEHNPEEYKDILIKYTNKIEPIYKYMSSSFKDFAETALSVTREENKEKLKKFIDSLSSFENVLHVYSKPQRKPVIIHSDFRPSNIMHRINKNGTIDLIPLDYQTIHSGCCVSDLIYLIILGSDAPFRARYYQRLVDHYYDSLRNTLIRLKMDPDQIYPRKDFDYELREALPYGLIVAIFGLPLITVLPDDAPDMTSDNFMDGMTKIKTSSLYPDRINGVIDDYVKWGVL